A part of Oncorhynchus clarkii lewisi isolate Uvic-CL-2024 chromosome 17, UVic_Ocla_1.0, whole genome shotgun sequence genomic DNA contains:
- the LOC139370554 gene encoding kinesin light chain 1-like isoform X1, with protein sequence MSIMVYPREDRLEKLSQEEIISSTKLVIQGLEALKSEHNSILHSLLETIRCLKKDEEANLVHEKSSLLRKSVEMIELGLGEAQVMMALSAHLNAVESEKQKLRAQVRRLCQENQWLRDELAGTQQKLQKSEQSVAQLEEEKKHLEFMNQLKKYDEDVSPTEEKDGEPPKDTLDDLFPNDEEENSQGMPHQHNSAAVAAAQQGGYEIPARLRTLHNLVIQYASQGRYEVAVPLCKQALEDLEKTSGHDHPDVATMLNILALVYRDQNKYKEAAHLLNDALSIREKTLGKDHPAVAATLNNLAVLYGKRGKYKEAEPLCKRALEIREKVLGKDHPDVAKQLNNLALLCQNQGKYEEVEYYYCRALEIYERRLGPDDPNVAKTKNNLASCYLKQGKYKEAEILYKEILTQAHEKEFGSVDAENKPIWMHAEEREECKSKDGYGDYGGWYKNCKVNSPTVNTTLRNLGALYRRQGKMEAAETLEECALRSRKQGGVELQRDGDRRRSRESLSSVKYESPSEAGEDGSVDWNGDGSWVLRRAGSMGKLRDVIRRSSEMLVKKLQGNGPPDPRNPHMKRAASLNYLNKRSDDDDSFQSPAGGRRLRQSRNLSSSTVELYSGTGN encoded by the exons ATGTCAATCATGGTGTACCCCAGGGAAGACCGTCTGGAGAAGCTGTCCCAGGAGGagatcatctccagcaccaagcTGGTGATCCAGGGCCTGGAGGCGCTGAAGAGCGAGCACAATTCCATCTTGCACAGCCTGCTGGAGACCATCCGCTGCCTGAAGAAGGACGAGGAGGCCAACCTGGTGCACGAGAAGTCCAGCCTGCTGCGCAAGTCAGTGGAGATGATCGAGCTGGGGCTGGGCGAGGCGCAG GTGATGATGGCCCTGTCTGCCCACCTGAACGCTGTGGAGTCTGAGAAGCAGAAGCTGCGTGCCCAGGTACGTCGGCTGTGCCAAGAGAACCAGTGGCTGCGGGACGAGCTGGCGGGCACCCAGCAAAAGCTGCAGAAGAGCGAGCAGAGTGTGGCCCAgctggaagaggagaagaagcaTCTGGAGTTCATGAATCAGCTGAAGAAGTACGACGAGGATGTGTCCCCTACT gaggagaaagatggagagccTCCTAAAGATACACTGGACGACCTCTTCCCCAATGATGAGGAGGAAAACAGTCAAGGAA TGCCGCACCAGCATAACAGCGCAGCGGTGGCCGCTGCCCAGCAGGGTGGCTATGAGATCCCGGCCCGCCTGAGGACCCTCCACAACCTGGTTATCCAGTACGCCTCCCAGGGCCGCTACGAGGTGGCCGTGCCCCTCTGCAAACAGGCCCTGGAGGACCTGGAGAAGACATCCGGACACGACCACCCTGACGTGGCCACCATGCTCAACATCCTGGCCCTggtctacag gGACCAGAACAAATACAAGGAGGCGGCTCACCTGCTCAACGACGCACTGTCTATCAGGGAGAAAACCCTTGGGAAAGACCACCCTGCG GTGGCTGCGACACTGAACAATCTGGCAGTGCTGTATGGAAAGAGGGGGAAGTACAAGGAAGCTGAGCCCCTTTGCAAGAGGGCTCTGGAGATCAGAGAGAAG GTGCTGGGCAAGGACCATCCTGATGTGGCCAAGCAGCTGAACAACCTGGCCCTGCTGTGCCAGAATCAGGGCAAGTACGAGGAGGTGGAGTACTACTACTGCCGTGCCCTGGAGATCTACGAGCGCCGGCTGGGCCCTGACGACCCCAACGTGGCCAAGACCAAGAACAACTTG GCTTCGTGTTACTTGAAGCAGGGGAAGTACAAGGAGGCGGAAATCCTTTACAAAGAGATCCTCACCCAAGCTCACGAGAAGGAATTTGGATCCGTGGATG CTGAGAACAAACCCATCTGGATGCATGCTGAGGAGCGGGAGGAGTGCaag AGCAAAGACGGCTATGGAGATTATGGCGGCTGGTATAAAAACTGCAAGGTGAACAG cCCCACTGTCAACACCACGCTACGTAATCTGGGAGCTCTGTACCGCCGGCAAGGCAAGATGGAGGCTGCTGAGACCCTGGAGGAGTGTGCCTTGAGGTCCCGAAAACAG gGTGGGGTGGAGctgcagagagacggagacaggaggaggagcagggagagtCTGAGCAGCGTAAAATATGAGAGCCCCTCCGAAGCAGGGGAGGACGGCAGCGTGGACTGGAACGGG GATGGCAGTTGGGTTCTGAGGAGAGCAGGATCGATGGGGAAGCTCCGGGACGTCATACGGCGAAGCAGCGAGATGCTGGTGAAGAAACTACAGGGGAACGGTCCCCCCGACCCACGCAACCCCCA TATGAAACGAGCTGCCTCTCTGAACTATTTGAACAAGAGAAGTGATGACGATGACTCCTTTCAG AGTCCAGCAGGTGGCAGGAGGCTAAGGCAGAGCAGGAACCTGAGTTCCAGTACTGTTGAGCTCTACAGTGGAACTGgaaactga
- the LOC139370554 gene encoding kinesin light chain 1-like isoform X2 — protein sequence MSIMVYPREDRLEKLSQEEIISSTKLVIQGLEALKSEHNSILHSLLETIRCLKKDEEANLVHEKSSLLRKSVEMIELGLGEAQVMMALSAHLNAVESEKQKLRAQVRRLCQENQWLRDELAGTQQKLQKSEQSVAQLEEEKKHLEFMNQLKKYDEDVSPTEEKDGEPPKDTLDDLFPNDEEENSQGMPHQHNSAAVAAAQQGGYEIPARLRTLHNLVIQYASQGRYEVAVPLCKQALEDLEKTSGHDHPDVATMLNILALVYRDQNKYKEAAHLLNDALSIREKTLGKDHPAVAATLNNLAVLYGKRGKYKEAEPLCKRALEIREKVLGKDHPDVAKQLNNLALLCQNQGKYEEVEYYYCRALEIYERRLGPDDPNVAKTKNNLASCYLKQGKYKEAEILYKEILTQAHEKEFGSVDAENKPIWMHAEEREECKSKDGYGDYGGWYKNCKVNSPTVNTTLRNLGALYRRQGKMEAAETLEECALRSRKQGGVELQRDGDRRRSRESLSSVKYESPSEAGEDGSVDWNGA from the exons ATGTCAATCATGGTGTACCCCAGGGAAGACCGTCTGGAGAAGCTGTCCCAGGAGGagatcatctccagcaccaagcTGGTGATCCAGGGCCTGGAGGCGCTGAAGAGCGAGCACAATTCCATCTTGCACAGCCTGCTGGAGACCATCCGCTGCCTGAAGAAGGACGAGGAGGCCAACCTGGTGCACGAGAAGTCCAGCCTGCTGCGCAAGTCAGTGGAGATGATCGAGCTGGGGCTGGGCGAGGCGCAG GTGATGATGGCCCTGTCTGCCCACCTGAACGCTGTGGAGTCTGAGAAGCAGAAGCTGCGTGCCCAGGTACGTCGGCTGTGCCAAGAGAACCAGTGGCTGCGGGACGAGCTGGCGGGCACCCAGCAAAAGCTGCAGAAGAGCGAGCAGAGTGTGGCCCAgctggaagaggagaagaagcaTCTGGAGTTCATGAATCAGCTGAAGAAGTACGACGAGGATGTGTCCCCTACT gaggagaaagatggagagccTCCTAAAGATACACTGGACGACCTCTTCCCCAATGATGAGGAGGAAAACAGTCAAGGAA TGCCGCACCAGCATAACAGCGCAGCGGTGGCCGCTGCCCAGCAGGGTGGCTATGAGATCCCGGCCCGCCTGAGGACCCTCCACAACCTGGTTATCCAGTACGCCTCCCAGGGCCGCTACGAGGTGGCCGTGCCCCTCTGCAAACAGGCCCTGGAGGACCTGGAGAAGACATCCGGACACGACCACCCTGACGTGGCCACCATGCTCAACATCCTGGCCCTggtctacag gGACCAGAACAAATACAAGGAGGCGGCTCACCTGCTCAACGACGCACTGTCTATCAGGGAGAAAACCCTTGGGAAAGACCACCCTGCG GTGGCTGCGACACTGAACAATCTGGCAGTGCTGTATGGAAAGAGGGGGAAGTACAAGGAAGCTGAGCCCCTTTGCAAGAGGGCTCTGGAGATCAGAGAGAAG GTGCTGGGCAAGGACCATCCTGATGTGGCCAAGCAGCTGAACAACCTGGCCCTGCTGTGCCAGAATCAGGGCAAGTACGAGGAGGTGGAGTACTACTACTGCCGTGCCCTGGAGATCTACGAGCGCCGGCTGGGCCCTGACGACCCCAACGTGGCCAAGACCAAGAACAACTTG GCTTCGTGTTACTTGAAGCAGGGGAAGTACAAGGAGGCGGAAATCCTTTACAAAGAGATCCTCACCCAAGCTCACGAGAAGGAATTTGGATCCGTGGATG CTGAGAACAAACCCATCTGGATGCATGCTGAGGAGCGGGAGGAGTGCaag AGCAAAGACGGCTATGGAGATTATGGCGGCTGGTATAAAAACTGCAAGGTGAACAG cCCCACTGTCAACACCACGCTACGTAATCTGGGAGCTCTGTACCGCCGGCAAGGCAAGATGGAGGCTGCTGAGACCCTGGAGGAGTGTGCCTTGAGGTCCCGAAAACAG gGTGGGGTGGAGctgcagagagacggagacaggaggaggagcagggagagtCTGAGCAGCGTAAAATATGAGAGCCCCTCCGAAGCAGGGGAGGACGGCAGCGTGGACTGGAACGGG GCCTAA